The region CCGAGTGACTCAACAGAAAAGCAGCTCAGCGCTGAGGACAGGAATTCATAGACAGTATGCAGGTCAGGACTAAACTCTTACAACACCCTGGTATCTACAAACCCAACTTCTGAGAAACTGGAGCACTAGGTAAAGGAGAGCAAGGATTTGTAAATCCACACTAATCTGCATAATCTGTTGGAAACAAAAGGTGCAACAAAGTTGGAACAGATGAAATTGTAGAGCAGAAATGTTATGAAATGCTCTTAAAACATGTTAAACGTTTGTTGTCATGATCTAGGGGGGTAAATGCAGCTTCCAGGAAAGGCTTAGTCCTTCAGAAGTAAAGAACTGGGGGTTCCTCATCACGTCCCATAGAGCCATCTATGCCATGTGCCATATTTACTGTACATTATATACTGCACATAGTTCatccactgctctttgtttgtttggccTTGGTGTGGACTACAGGAGGATGTTTTCTCCTGCATGACAATGCAAGGGACTGTTTTATTCCAAATTAAACTTCCATTTTACCTTCACGTTATCTCAACATGTCTATCAGTTCATATTTTACTGATTTGTTGTTATttgctgtgctctctcagcagccAGGACACTTAATTCTGTCAGCAtgcatttgtgaaaaaaaaccTGTTGTCCACTtctctataaataaaactgaaagttTGGTGTGATCCAGCTATCCGGCTTCCCTCCGCGGTTCCTACAACTTCATGTATAAGCCCTAAAGCATCTGTAGGTTTACAACGAGGGGATTTCccagtttttaaataatatgaccGTGGCCCCACTGCTGCGGGCGAGCAAGCAGTTTCTGCAAGATGTTGGCTGTGGTTTTCACAACAGCCTCCATCCCAAGGGTTCCCTTTCCTTCAGCTCTGGTGATTTATTATGTGAATGAAGAGCAACATTGCTGTTGTAGCAGTAGCTCGTTTTAAAGTGTACTCACTCTGCACAAGGAGCTGGTTTGTCATTTGCTGGTTATGATCTGCAGCTTCCACGTCCTTCGCTGCTTGAGCGTTGGTGTTCTCCAGGCTGTCTGTAACagacaacaaaacacacacatgaaaatCTACTCAGAACAGGACATAGCCACACACCTAGAAAAATATCCCTTGTTGAAAAAAGTATGGTTAAATAGTGATGAATTTGTTATGTTTTTTATGTTGTATTGGTACCACTATTGTGTACTATATCACTAAATATATGTAATTGTACCAATCTGTAAAGTTACTtggtgacaacatcagttggttgtaaaaagcactgtataaattatgattttatttttttgatttaATAATTACATTCATATTAAAATAAGCTTTAAAAACCCTGCTTATACAAGTCATGTCATTTTCACCTCTCATCCTATAAAactaaaacatatttttcccaATTGAACTCTAAAAGCACAATAAAAATGCTAAAATTATACAATTACAAGCAAACTAACAGACTGTGACAAAAAAAGCCACTAATACAAATTAAgcagtaacaaaataaaatgccaTCTACAGTATTACACATTACAATACATGTATATGACATATACATAAgcgtataaatatatttaaattattttaaagtattaGAAGAGtggtaaaaaaacaacatatgACTAGTATACACACCATATATGAATTGTAACTTAACATATCTTTTATTAGTGAATTAGTGACATGCATTATGATCACTATATTATCACTAAATTAGATATTAGTAGTGATTTAATGCAAATTAGCGGTTCCATGAGGGATTTCCTTCCTGTCAACTCTGAAACACAATGTGGGGATGTTTCGGAACTTTAACACTGTGCTGCTACTGAACAAGCCATGTATTTTTTCTGGATCAGAGATTAATTAAGGAGCATCTGTTCATGAGCTGGAGCCAAAATATAATGTGGTTAAGAAGCATTCTTCTGTAAGCGGATCAGGATTGCTGTCGTCCATTTCACAGTGCATCTTACAACTTGTTCTTGGTCCATTTTTATTGATATATGTGTCTCATAGAGTGCCTCTATTAGAGACGtctgaggtgagtgtgtgatgactgaGACCTTCAGTGGAGTTAATCGGGAAGACAAAAactgtaaacattaaaaaaactgtaataaGTACCTCTGAGCTCAGAGTTGAGCTCCTGCAGTCTCTTAACCTCAGACACCAGCTTGTTCCTCAGTGTCTGCTCCAGAGCCTCTCTCTTCACACAGCTCTGCATCAGTGTCTCGTAGGCTTGAGATATCCTCTGGACCTCCTTCtccaactgagagagagagagagagagagagcaatagaaagagatagagagcaaATATAATCATTATTCAACTGTCAGTTATAGACCTGAGGTAGAAATGTTAATAATATACActaagaaagaaaaagtgaagAATAAATATCGTTAATTAGAGATCATTAGAAATTAAAAACACCTCTAACTGTAAGATAGATGATGCCAGGATGAAAGATATAAGCAGTTTACACTGTGGGCAATAGATCAGAGAGTGAATATCAACACTACAAACTGTGTCTGTACATAGACCTGAGAGTAAACATGATAACTGGCAGGAACTGGTCTCCACACCTGTGAAGGGTTCAAGCTTTAGGAATGTGTTagaggtgtatgtgtgtttgtgtatcgtATGGAAACGATGAGACACTGTGATTCAACTCGCTCGAGTTCACACAGGGCAGTGTCTCAGCCGTCTGTAATTATCATTCCTACAGGGTGAGGGAACGCTCAGCTACGCTGATGTAATTCTGGAGCAGGTTTACGGCTTCTTTCAGCTGAGCTGAGGTTAAACACACTTCTATACCTCTCCGGCTGTCAGTCCGTCCAGCTGCAGGCACTCGAGTGACCTCGCCATTTTGATCACCAAAACATTGACCTATATTTTGGCCTATTGTTATCCCTTCCACAGTTTCGATGTATCAGTTTGGCATAAATCACTAAATAGTAATGTTTTGAGAGACTTTTGAGGAAGCCGCAGATAATGTACAAACGGAAGACATTGACACAGAGaaagtttaaaaactctagagTACTAGAGTGTACACGGTATGCTCAgtatatttcttctgaaaataaataaaatcatttgaaTTATCATTTTGTCTTCTTGCAGTATATGTTCTTAGCATTGACCTATATACAGCATTAACCTACATATAGCATTTGACCAAATACTGAAtccaaacataaaaaatgtactgtaaatactggagaaaggaaaaaaaaagattttccagGCTGCTGCGGGCTCCGTGCCCCTAAACTCTGTGATGTAGAATGGACAACTGTATTGCCTATCGAATGCAATACATCActcaatgaaaaaaaacaactgccCTGTAGTGCCTCAGCTGACttagtttatgctccacagagtgggtcatCCTACTGAGGACCAGCCATGTTTAACTAGTTATGGTACAGAATCTCAGACACCTCCAGAACACCTCTTATGATAGGTGTCAATCATAAGAATTTTCATGACATGAAGAATTAATATTAGAAAATTCTCATTTACCTTCTGAATCCTGGAAGATGTCTCCACATGTACCCCCAGCTCCTGCCTCAGTCTCTCGTTCTCCCTCATCAGCAGCTCCATCTGATCCCCATCCAGCGTTAACACCTCCCTGCCAACAGGGGGCGAACTGAACACCAGCCGAGCCTCAGGCATCTGCACCGGTGGAACCAGCCTGAAGAAAAGCTCAAGTTATAGTTACAGTCCATGTCTCAGTGACTGCAGAGTCGTAAAgtgaagcagaaatgaaaatcaaatattATCTTTTAGGTTCAGGTCCTGCTTCATACTGAATCCATTATTTAATTTCACTTAAAATACAAATGTCTTGTATACTTGTGCTCTTTATTCAAATTGTTCATCCTGTAATACGACTCGTGGCCAACAATTTCACATCATATTTCCTGCCTTAACAACACATTTAGAAACCTCTTGATAAGCGAAGTGAACAAATTTGGAGTCGATTCCTCACCACTCAAACCGAAACATAGGCAGAGATGTGTGTTTGATCATTCGCTACCTCTTTTCCTAAAAGACCATGGCCATGAACTCTTTGTTTGAACGCTTATGTTTGAGGTATTTCTGGCCAAAACGATTCAGGAACTGAACATTTACTGGTATTTACCTAAACACTGTGTCTGACCAACACGGTCAGTGCACACTGCTGGACCCACGTCTGGACTGACAGGAAGTAATGAAATCATGACTAAAGTCACGCCTTACGAGTTAAAAAGTTAACTTTGCCCAAACATTTGCAAAATCAAATGAATCAGACACTGattcatttaaacaaacaatatgtaagaactgtttaaaaaaatcaccgTCCAATCAAATCTCGATGAACGGAATCATGTCCCACACACATTGCTCCAACCCAATAGTTCAGTTTTAGTCAGATATACATCAGGTATACGGGGTGGGTTGGAGGAAGCACTGTCTGGTTCATTAGCCTCATAATTGTGAGTGTGGATCGATTGAAGAGTTTTCGACGCTGTGCAGTTCAACTCAGCACAGCCAGACagtgcacactgacacaggTGTTGACACTTTTCTAGAAAGCCAAATacatgtgagcacaaagtcgagcgAAGGGTCTTGTGAAAATTTGATCTGTTTCcagcttcattcctctcttTTAATTCAAACTCAGCACTGAACCCACAGCTGGGATGGGCTACTGAGCTTTTGTTCTTTTCCCCACCTGTTTTCACAGTGTGATATcatcagtcagtgagctcccacagcaccCCCTACCTGTGGCTcttttaaatgcacataaattaaCTCTTTGTCCCTGTACTTAATTAGTCAGATACAGAACAAAAGTTTAACACACATCAATTTTGAAATactgccctcattttgagataccgtatttacatatttaaataccGAGGTATAAAGTATTTATATCATGACAGAAATTAGTGACTGGAGTGCCCTGTACCTGTGCTGGCTGTGGAAAGGTGGAGGAGCTGTGGGGTAGACATGCTCAAACTCCTGACTGTGGTTTGGCGTAAACTCAAACCAGGGGTGAAGCTTATCCTTGGATCCTTGGGTAAGATGCGGATATCCCTCCATCTGTGGGTAACTGCTGAAGGAGGTGATGGAGGCTGGGGCCGGGTCTCCAGTTTGGCGCTGGAGCGAGATATGCATTAACCGTTCGCTGAGTGACCTGACATGGTCTCGTTTACCGTTCCACCTCTCATCTTCATAGAGCTGCATGGCATTAGGGCTGTTCTCTATCAGGTAGTCTTTGCTGAGCTGGCCATTCTGGCTCCAGTTAGCTGCCAGGTACTGGGAGTGCAGCTTGGCTTGTTCATAAGTGGGCAGCTGCTCGTGGAGGTGGGGGTGAAGCTGGTAACTCTCAGAGTGCTGGAAGTCTGTCTGGTGCTCCTGGCCCTGAGGCTCCTGTCTGGCCGAAAGCTTGGGAGACTGAGGCTCGTCCTGAGTAAGGCTTTCTGAAGAAGACTGAGAAGATCCAGCTCCTCTACGCAGGGCCTGCTGCTGGATGGCCAGAAGAGTGCGAGTGTCTGTGGGGTTCCCATAGCGGAGCTGCTCCTGGATGAGCCGGTGCAGAACCGTGCTGGACCCTTCTTCTGTCCTCATTCTGTCTTGGGAAGGTTTGAACTTTGTACTTTGTTTGCTGCTTCTTCTATAGAAGACCTGAatagacagagaaaaaaaggagGGAATGAACCACTGTTTGGATTGAAAGGGAGGATGATAGACATCTATGGTGATATAGAAacacaaacaggacgtgaaaacATTTAATGAATAGGTAAAAGTGTTTAGACATCAGACAACATTTATGTTGTAGACACAGGGATGCCTGGTTCCACTAAGAAACCAAcaactacaaacaaaacaatctccatgttttttttatatatatatatattactttatttacaccgcgattatttatttttctaagctACCTTAGAATATGAAACTATACCTCGTCTTGTAATTAAttcgtttattttattttgcagtaCTTTGGCTGAAACATTGTCTTTTAAATTTGCTACttgagctggacgatacggccaaaatttatatcatgatatatttctaaatttcagtcTATATGATATAATTTTGatactgataaaaaaaataactaaaaagccacagaaaactgcccagaacaaacaagaaacacgaCATCAATATCAAACATAAAGCTCTTGGCTTTGTCTATATTAATATTCTTAatctaactttaaaattaaaggCAGTGCCCTGAAATGACTGTCAGTAAGTGACAGAtgcagtaaataataaatactgaaatattgaaaatgtgtttaaaaataacattgttactgaaacattttatattgtcatatataaaattaaagttGTCTTGTCTTGCCATCATTGTACATCAAACAAGTGAATAATTCTCATTCGCATCACGTTAAAAAAATACCTAAATGCATTAGTAAAAATGTTAAACTGGACACTGGATATTTTAAAGTTAACAGACTGTTTACAGGCTGGTCAACAGGTGTTCAACATATTCAGATATGAGAAGCAGTGGAGCTCACAAAATAACACAAGCACAAGTTTGAAAACGGTTTTAAACCAGATTAATTCATTAAAAGGTGTCACGAAAGCAGGTGGGTCCCTATTCTCCAGGTTCTTACTGGGATTtgttcgttccaccttaaatagtacaTAGTTACATTCTGGCGTTTAACTGGTGTGTGTCATCTGATTCCAACATAACTACTTCTCAGACTTAGAACAATAATTAGATCTCTGTATTGATACTTTAAACCTGATTCTGTTTAAATATAATCACAACGGACACATTAACTAAGTCTATGTAGAAATTTCAGGATTATGTGGTAATATATAAATGCGTTAACTTACCTCCTCTATCTTTCCTCCTCTGTCAGATGTATTCGCTCTCTGTGTTCACCGATGTATGTAGTCCAGCTCCTCTCAGTAGAAGtggatttatttcattttcgtTCTTCTCCGTTCTCCACTCCGTTGCGCGCCGCTCGACGGCTTCAGCTCATCTGAGAGCTGCGAGACGGAATCGTTTCATTTGAAAGGCTTCGTTTCAAAGTGAATCAAATGAACCGATTCACAATTACTCTGTAAACAAACTAATGTAAGTGAATATTTGTCCATTCTGTGTATCAGCCCAATAAAGtactatataaaaaaattaggaCAAGAGCACAGGATTAAGTGTGAACCAATAATTATCTAGTGAGCACCGTACACTGAATGAGCTGTAGTTAATGATATTTCACAAATACAACTAATGGTGCTCAGTGTAATTTGGGCCTCACTTGATAGTATTTGGTGATCACCTAGATTTATGAAGGGTTCAGTTGATAACATTACTCTAATAAACATTATATGGCTAAAACGGGGctcaaatatattataatattttccaTTTCCATTAAACCTTCCCACAATTTTTAAGGTTTGTGACATGTCACAATGAAATAACAAATACACTAGCAGCACCCAACCAACAACCTGAAAAACAGTATACCTACCATAGTAGCAACCACCATAACAACCACCTTAGATACTGGGTTAAGAAACACCATAGCACCTACTTAGCAACACCTAGACAACAACATGGGACATCTTAGCACCCACCTGAAATACCTTAGCAgtcaccctagcaaccacctgggataccatagcaaccccCTAGAAACATGTACATGAGATCATAGCATCCATTAAGCAACCtgttagcaaccacctgaaatatcATTGCAAGcacaaaaacaataatttgGAACCCTTAGCAAACATCTGAAATAACAtagcaacaaaaaataaaaaccatgtGGGATACCATACCCACCGTCAAGAAACTTAGCAAATATATAATACCCACTTAGAAACACCTTAGCAGCCATCTGTAACACGATAGCAAACACCTGGGATACTTTAACAACCACCAAGAAACACGTTGCAATATCATAGCAGCCATttgacaataaataaacaataaatatgtaaataaagaaagaaatacatttcacactctttaccacagaaacagccTCGAAATAGCATTTATTTCCTAGCATTTCCTTTAGGAAATTCACTTTTTCAGTTTAAAACGTAATCAAACTCTTTGTTCATACTCAAAagtttttttgtaaaaaagtTAATTTTGTGCCAaaagttttatatttaataaaaaatctgCCAACACAATCCAAAAAACCAAAaggaaaatgtatatattataatttaaaaatatttaaattatagattttaaagATTATATTAGATGTGaatgcaaaatgtaaaaaaattattgATACCTGACCACGATTATTGTGGGTAAAACTGTGTCAGAAAATGAGTTCCATAGGTTTCTATTCGTTATAACtgtttcagaaatgtttttagGAATCCACGAATCGTTTATTCTAACGCACAAATTAATGAATCGATTCAGAGATCCGATTCCTGGAATGTCTGGAATGGAATGTGCGCGTCCCCGGGAGCAACAGAAGAGTGTGTGGTTACTACAGTTCACCAGCAAAGCGTTCATTTACTTTCTTGAATGTATACCATTACTTTAACCTAATAAGCCATAAAATTATAgacttattgtttattgttagtTAAACTTGTAATTATAGCGTATAAATGTACATATAATTTTGTTCGAGAGGGTGTGGCCTATGACAGGTAACCTACAGGTGACAGTACCTGAAGGCTACAGACGTCTGTGTGCCTGTATGAACGTTTGTCTGCAGGACTGTCTATATgcatgtttctgtctgtctgtccctgtctgtgtgtgtagtgtgtgtatgtctgtctacacaccggattccaaaaaagttgggacactactcaaattgtgaataaaaactgaatgcaatgatgtggagatggcaaatgtcaatattttattcgtaatagaacatagatgacagatcaaaggtttaatctgagtaaatgtaacattttaaaggaaaaatatgttgattcaaaatttcacagtgtcaacaaatcccaaaaatgttgggagaagtagcaataagtggctggaaaaaggaaattgagcatataacgaaaagggtgcgtaagggtcaaggccataaaactctactggatgctcgtgatctctgggcccttaaacgtcactgcacctcaaacaggaatgctactgtcaaggaaataacagaatgggctcaggaatacttccagaaagcattgctttgcactgggccaggggtcttttaaaatggagtgtggcaaaatggaagactgttctgtggtcagatgagtcatgatttgaagttctttatggaacactgggacgccatgtcatccggaccagagaggacaaggataacccaagttgttatcaacgttccgttcagaagcctgcatcactgatggtatggggttgcatgagtgcttgtggcatgggaaCTTGCATGTCtcgaaaggcaccattaatgcagagaactatgttcaggttctagaacaatatatgctcccatctagacatcatctctttcagggaagaccctgcatttttcaacaagataatgctagaccacattctgcagcaatcacaacatcatggctacgtaggagaaggatccgggtactgaaatggccagcctacagtccagatctttcacctatagagaacatttggtgcatcataaagaggaaggtgcgacaaagaaggccaaagatgattgaacagttagaggcctgtattagacatgaatgggagagcattcctatttctaaacttgagaaactgatctcctctgtccccagacgtctgttgagtgttgtaagaagaaggggggatgccacacagtggtaaaaaatggccttgtcccaacttttttgggatttgttgatgccatgaaattttgaaacaacgtatttttcccttaaaatgatacattctctcagtttaaacttttgatctgtaatttgtgttctattctgaatataatattagatgttggcacctccacatcattgcattcagtttttattcacaatttgtttagtgtcccaacttttttggaatccggtttgtatctATCTGTACATCTTATCTATGCTCAGGTATTTCTTAAGTTCTTTT is a window of Hoplias malabaricus isolate fHopMal1 chromosome 1, fHopMal1.hap1, whole genome shotgun sequence DNA encoding:
- the amotl2b gene encoding angiomotin-like protein 2b — protein: MRTEEGSSTVLHRLIQEQLRYGNPTDTRTLLAIQQQALRRGAGSSQSSSESLTQDEPQSPKLSARQEPQGQEHQTDFQHSESYQLHPHLHEQLPTYEQAKLHSQYLAANWSQNGQLSKDYLIENSPNAMQLYEDERWNGKRDHVRSLSERLMHISLQRQTGDPAPASITSFSSYPQMEGYPHLTQGSKDKLHPWFEFTPNHSQEFEHVYPTAPPPFHSQHRLVPPVQMPEARLVFSSPPVGREVLTLDGDQMELLMRENERLRQELGVHVETSSRIQKLEKEVQRISQAYETLMQSCVKREALEQTLRNKLVSEVKRLQELNSELRDSLENTNAQAAKDVEAADHNQQMTNQLLVQIEEQKLESVRLESEVESQRLRAVMLERDLSSALALGRQLRAELQRKSAYVQRVERLQGALAQLQTTCEKREELELRLRTRLEQELKALRNQQRQSVSGDSVSSESVAALLERLREREERILALEADMTRWEQKYLEESTMREFAMDAAATAAAQRDTTIINHSPCHSTKNSFSEDPPHTKLLSQEMENRIRTLYGQILEKDAVINVLQQRLQQELEKVEVGGDMSLGSSAPSTDTSPTYNTGNSRTDVQSAGVSRLCRGAAAVCKNRSKLDAVTHTTASEQSSSTESSHESSQEQNPPPTLDPFKGLDSVEDDAEEIFI